From Arthrobacter sp. FW306-2-2C-D06B, a single genomic window includes:
- a CDS encoding UPF0158 family protein codes for MARAEREHVNRSSAEPWRVPSLGMARTWLSVTVELLGGRGEELWPWPGRIFAVGPSHTFMDLANAINDAFARWDRSHLSMFTLADGRVITDEETGTEIAGSIHGPIKAPIDIATAKVTRTLEPGAEFQFTYDLGDAWTHRCVVGEVKVDPLEVLGIRPDGPLPYWGWGSIPDQYGRRWAADDGESPAPGKPSRPHPMLLHAWAAQVQMPALDLSELREAIAAPDAARFLAAVTGPDIDDALQQVGAGIPMALEQRRQEAEPVALSVINRLTWRDGVGDRILAEDLLAALRREPLTGKVVPVDLDMLSTVLEGDPELSAGGYLDLHTGQVYDETATDPMIVGEDAAIDVEEEPDRWLRISRADSRNGWQDMAAFAERQHNDALRERLERAIEGKGAFFRFRDLVHGENLSEQWYAFSADRKMGRAREFLADHGIRVA; via the coding sequence ATGGCACGGGCCGAGCGCGAGCACGTTAACCGGTCCTCGGCAGAGCCGTGGCGCGTGCCATCCTTGGGTATGGCACGAACGTGGTTATCGGTGACGGTGGAACTGCTCGGCGGTCGTGGCGAGGAGCTGTGGCCCTGGCCCGGGCGCATCTTCGCGGTCGGACCCTCGCACACCTTCATGGATCTCGCCAACGCCATCAACGATGCCTTCGCCCGATGGGACCGCTCACACCTGTCAATGTTCACCTTGGCCGACGGCCGGGTAATCACCGACGAAGAGACGGGAACCGAGATCGCCGGATCGATCCACGGCCCGATCAAAGCGCCAATCGACATCGCTACTGCCAAGGTCACCCGGACGCTGGAGCCGGGGGCGGAGTTTCAGTTCACGTACGACCTCGGTGACGCCTGGACACACCGATGCGTGGTCGGGGAGGTAAAGGTCGACCCGCTTGAGGTATTGGGTATCCGCCCTGATGGCCCCCTGCCGTACTGGGGCTGGGGGAGCATCCCGGACCAGTACGGGCGCCGGTGGGCCGCCGACGACGGCGAGAGCCCGGCCCCGGGGAAGCCGAGCCGGCCGCACCCGATGCTGCTGCACGCCTGGGCCGCACAGGTGCAGATGCCCGCGCTCGACTTGTCCGAGCTGCGTGAAGCCATCGCGGCGCCAGATGCGGCCCGCTTCCTCGCGGCGGTGACCGGGCCCGACATCGATGACGCTCTGCAACAGGTGGGGGCCGGCATCCCGATGGCGCTGGAGCAAAGACGACAGGAAGCCGAGCCGGTGGCACTCTCGGTTATCAACCGGCTGACGTGGCGCGACGGCGTCGGGGACCGGATCCTGGCCGAGGACCTTCTGGCCGCTCTGCGCCGCGAGCCGCTGACAGGCAAAGTGGTGCCAGTAGACCTGGACATGCTCAGCACCGTGTTGGAAGGGGATCCCGAGCTGTCGGCCGGTGGCTACCTCGACCTACACACCGGGCAGGTGTACGACGAGACCGCCACCGACCCGATGATCGTCGGGGAGGACGCCGCCATCGATGTAGAGGAAGAACCGGACCGTTGGCTTCGAATCAGCCGCGCCGATTCCCGGAACGGCTGGCAGGACATGGCGGCCTTCGCCGAGCGGCAGCACAATGATGCCCTCCGGGAGCGGCTGGAGCGGGCGATCGAGGGCAAAGGTGCCTTCTTCCGGTTCCGCGACCTCGTCCACGGCGAGAACCTTAGCGAACAGTGGTACGCCTTCTCCGCCGACCGCAAGATGGGCCGTGCCCGCGAGTTCCTCGCTGACCACGGCATCCGGGTGGCCTGA